From Lonchura striata isolate bLonStr1 chromosome 3, bLonStr1.mat, whole genome shotgun sequence, one genomic window encodes:
- the DEFB125 gene encoding beta-defensin 125, with protein sequence MRVLQLLFAVVVILLLQGAPARGRSDTQQCRSNRGHCRRLCFHMERWEGSCSNGRLRCCR encoded by the exons ATGCGGGTTCTCCAGCTGCTCTTTGCAGTCGTTgtcattctcctcctccaggGCGCTCCGG CCAGAGGCCGTTCAGACACCCAGCAGTGCAGAAGCAACCGAGGCCACTGCCGGAGGCTCTGCTTCCACATGGAGCGctgggaagggagctgcagcaacGGCCGCCTGCGCTGCTGCCGGTGA